Proteins from one Camelina sativa cultivar DH55 chromosome 8, Cs, whole genome shotgun sequence genomic window:
- the LOC104707980 gene encoding uncharacterized protein At4g00950-like, translating into MEAEKETEQEGNLTVMKLPVLPIKPNTHSHSDSMSSPIHSSIAASVPFSWEEEPGKPKQHSSSSSSSSSPLPSYSSSSPETHKSLELPPRLLFLEKDGGLVTKLQSPITVFDGPYSMTRSKRMDSPSFRMMVKGSADCYGSFRSDIDGALEDVEGDSKQRDTSSGSLALVKKRGRLGFFGFTRRKALKGKTEFGRGSYVFPSSVDRESEYSRNEEEEEGEDKSFGYGDGDGISSSQSSRFCEVKISSISRTGSFSTLPKPPPSSSKSHFWTNVYSGLKQVVPWKNKKTPV; encoded by the exons ATGGAagctgaaaaagaaacagaacaagaaggAAACCTGACAGTAATGAAACTACCGGTGTTACCAATAAAACCCAACACTCACAGCCACTCTGACTCTATGTCCTCACCTATTCACAGTTCCATAGCAGCTTCAGTCCCCTTTAGCTGGGAAGAAGAGCCTGGCAAGCCCAAgcaacactcttcttcttcttcctcctcttcctcaccATTACCTTCTTATTCCTCATCTtctcctgaaacacacaagtCACTGGAGCTACCACCAAGGCTACTCTTTCTTGAAAAAGATGGAGGATTAGTTACGAAACTGCAATCGCCCATCACTGTCTTTGATGGGCCTTATAGCATGACGAGGTCAAAAAGGATGGATTCACCTTCGTTTAGGATGATGGTGAAGGGTAGTGCTGACTGTTATGGGTCTTTCAGGAGTGACATCGATGGTGCTTTAGAGGATGTGGAAGGGGACTCTAAGCAGCGGGACACGAGTAGTGGCTCTTTGGCTCTTGTGAAGAAGAGAgggagattagggttttttgggTTTACGAGGAGGAAAGCATTAAAGGGAAAAACAGAGTTTGGTAGAGGTAGTTATGTGTTTCCATCTTCCGTAGACAGAGAGAGTGAATACAGCAGaaacgaagaggaagaagaaggagaagacaaaAGCTTTGGctatggtgatggtgatggtatTAGTAGCAGCCAAAGCAGCAGGTTTTGTGAAGTGAAGATCTCAAGCATTAGCAGAACAGGGAGCTTCTCTACTCTTCCTAAAccacctccttcttcttcaaagtcTCACTTCTGG ACGAATGTGTATTCAGGACTAAAGCAAGTGGTTCCatggaagaacaagaagactcCAGTTTGA
- the LOC104709831 gene encoding putative receptor-like protein kinase At4g00960, translated as MEDCKRTTDGCSIKQKFLEEVLKLESCDSTGNISCISSNTNSAFISMKELRNSSCIFLFSSIAFESVGVNAGVALEFERISLGWWLKEGCKNQPCAENAGCTNLDTPDGNAGHRCSCPEGYHGDGYINPCLRVRGIGNVRVKIIIATGFSIIALFLISLYFFTRNRRKEKQRPKGKYVQDPKLNDAQLLQLDFDTVRLATHDFSPNNHLGEGGFGAVYKGVLDSGEEIAVKRLSVRSGQGDNEFVNEVSLVAKLQHRNLVRLLGFCLEGEERLLIYEFFKNTSLEKFIFDSNRRTILDWETRYRIITGVARGLLYLHEDSRFKIIHRDMKASNVLLDDALNPKIADFGMAKLFNTDQTSQTMFTSRVAGTYGYMAPEYAMSGQFSVKTDVYSFGVLVLEIIKGKKNNWSPAEQSSMFLLSYVWKCWGEGEVLNIVDPNLINETRGRSDEIMKCIHIGLLCVQENPESRPTMPSVVAMLNANSFTLPRPLQPAFYSGVVEPSSRDNNHTSSTASLNKVTITELDPR; from the exons ATGGAAGATTGCAAACGTACAACCGATGGATGCTCAATCAAGCAGAAATTTTTGGAAGAAGTACTGAAACTGGAAAGCTGCGATTCCACGGGGAATATAAGCTGTATTTCTTCAAATACTAATTCTGCGTTTATCAGTATGAAGGAACTGAGGAATAGCTcgtgtatttttttgttttcgtcgATAGCTTTCGAGTCTGTAGGTGTGAATGCAGGGGTAGCGCTAGAGTTCGAAAGGATTTCGTTAGGTTGGTGGCTAAAGGAAGGTTGCAAAAACCAACCTTGCGCCGAAAACGCAGGCTGTACAAACCTTGACACTCCCGATGGAAATGCAGGACACCGATGCTCATGTCCTGAGGGTTACCATGGAGACGGATACATCAATCCATGCCTCAGAGTTAGAGGGATAG GAAATGTCCGAGTAAAAATCATCATTGCCACGGGTTTCTCTATTATTGCCCTTTTTCTAATCTCTCTTTACTTCTTTACAAGGAatagaagaaaggaaaaacagagaCCTAAAG GCAAATATGTCCAAGACCCTAAGTTAAATGATGCACAATTATTGCAACTTGACTTTGATACCGTGAGATTAGCAACTCATGACTTCTCTCCAAACAACCATCTTGGAGAAGGTGGCTTCGGTGCAGTTTATAAG GGTGTTCTGGATTCTGGGGAAGAGATAGCTGTGAAAAGATTGTCAGTGAGATCAGGACAAGGAGACAATGAGTTCGTAAACGAAGTCTCATTGGTCGCCAAACTTCAACATCGTAATCTTGTTAGGCTTTTAGGTTTCTGTTTGGAAGGAGAAGAACGACTTCTCATCTATGAGTTCTTTAAGAACACAAGCCTCGAAAAGTTCATATTTG ATTCCAATAGGAGAACGATCTTGGATTGGGAAACACGTTATAGGATCATCACAGGTGTTGCTCGAGGTCTTCTTTATCTCCATGAAGATTCTCGTTTCAAAATAATTCATCGAGATATGAAAGCCAGCAATGTTCTTTTGGACGATGCATTGAATCCGAAAATCGCGGATTTTGGAATGGCAAAGTTGTTTAATACGGACCAAACAAGTCAGACCATGTTCACAAGCAGAGTTGCAGGAACCTA TGGTTACATGGCTCCAGAGTATGCAATGAGTGGGCAATTCTCGGTGAAAACCGACGTATATAGCTTCGGTGTACTAGTCCTTGAGATCATTAAAGGTAAGAAAAACAATTGGTCTCCGGCAGAACAAAGCTCAATGTTCCTCCTTAGCTAT GTGTGGAAATGCTGGGGAGAAGGAGAAGTGTTGAACATTGTGGATCCAAATTTGATTAATGAAACAAGAGGTCGAAGTGATGAGATCATGAAATGCATTCACATTGGTTTGTTGTGTGTTCAGGAGAATCCAGAGAGTAGACCAACGATGCCTTCTGTTGTTGCAATGCTCAATGCAAATTCTTTCACTTTACCGAGACCCTTGCAACCCGCTTTTTACTCAGGAGTTGTAGAACCATCGTCAAGAGACAACAATCACACAAGTAGTACTGCGTCTTTGAATAAAGTTACAATTACTGAGTTAGATCCTCGTTAA
- the LOC104707981 gene encoding uncharacterized protein LOC104707981 isoform X1: MENSLVVGSGETMEQKIEETVKGILREADMDQMTEFKLRIDASAKLGFDLSGTNHKKLVRDVMEAFLLSTPGEAPLEETLAPAQNESVAASVGVEDERFICKLSEKRNATVQKYRGQAFLSIGSQEHGKAFRGVHLSTNQWSVITKNLAAIEEGIKQCESKLKSESTQNGDTSEALDKKNSFHGFPLIKTSRFDGKGYLSWATQMELFLKQFNLTYVLSEPCPGIGSSQGPETNPTEITRADVACKKWLRDDYLCHNHLMNSLSDHLYRHYSEKFKHAKELWDELKWVYQCEESNSKRSQVRKYIEFKMVEERPILEQVQVFNKIADSIVSAGMFLDETFHVSTIISKFPPSWRGFCTRLMEEEFLPVWMLMERVKAEEELRRNGAQGGVTYRPAAGSSQMERRPSLGTTHRGSQSIGWKRKEPERDGRVIIVCENCGRKGHLTKHCWGNKSDERASGKPNRVNFSVPAPVDSETQATTNSDILKG; encoded by the exons aTGGAGAATTCGTTGGTTGTTGGTTCGGGTGAAACAATGGAACAAAAGATCGAGGAAACAGTGAAGGGTATACTCAGAGAAGCTGATATGGACCAAATGACTGAGTTCAAGCTCCGGATCGACGCTTCTGCTAAACTCGGTTTCGACTTATCCGGgaccaatcacaagaagctaGTCAGAGATGTCATGGAGGCCTTTTTGTTATCCACTCCCGGTGAAGCCCCCTTAGAGGAGACGTTGGCTCCGGCGCAGAATGAGAGTGTTGCCGCTTCCGTTGGTGTTGAAGATGAACGCTTTATTTGTAAG TTATCGGAGAAGCGAAATGCGACGGTTCAAAAGTACAGAGGCCAAGCTTTTCTATCTATTGGTTCTCAGGAACATGGGAAGGCTTTTAGAG GAGTACATTTGTCTACTAACCAATGGTCTGTGATCACTAAGAATCTTGCAGCAATAGAAGAAGGTATTAAGCAGTGCGAATCAAAATTGAA ATCTGAATCAACACAGAACGGAGATACATCTGAGGCTTTGGATAAGAAGAACAGCTTTCACGGGTTTCCTCTTATCAAGACTTCACGGTTTGATGGGAAGGGTTATCTTTCCTGGGCAACACAGATGGAACTCTTTTTGAAGCAATTTAATCTGACTTATGTTCTCTCTGAACCCTGTCCCGGTATTGGTAGCTCTCAAGGCCCTGAAACCAACCCCACTGAAATAACTCGAGCTGATGTTGCGTGCAAAAAATGGCTGAGAGATGATTACCTTTGCCACAATCACTTGATGAACTCCTTGTCTGATCATCTATACCGTCACTACTCGGAGAAATTCAAGCATGCCAAAGAATTGTGGGACGAGTTAAAATGGGTCTACCAGTGTGAGGAATCCAATTCGAAGAGGTCACAAGTCAGAAAGTACATTGAATTCAAAATGGTGGAAGAGAGACCGATACTCGAGCAAGTCCAAGTCTTTAACAAGATTGCTGACTCCATAGTGAGTGCTGGTATGTTTCTTGATGAGACATTTCATGTGAGTACCATCATCTCCAAGTTTCCCCCATCGTGGAGAGGCTTCTGCACCAGGTTAATGGAAGAGGAGTTTTTACCGGTCTGGATGTTAATGGAACGAGTGAAGGCTGAGGAAGAGCTCCGCAGAAATGGAGCACAAGGAGGGGTTACATATAGACCAGCGGCAGGCTCCTCTCAGATGGAAAGGAGACCTAGTCTAGGAACAACACATAGAGGATCCCAGAGCATAGGTTGGAAGAGGAAAGAACCCGAGAGAGACGGGAGAGTCATCATCGTCTGTGAAAACTGTGGGAGGAAAGGACATCTCACAAAGCATTGCTGGGGTAATAAATCTGATGAGAGAGCTTCCGGGAAACCAAATCGGGTTAACTTTTCAGTCCCTGCACCGGTGGATTCAGAGACTCAAGCAACAACCAACAGTGATATTCTTAAAGGTTAA
- the LOC104707981 gene encoding uncharacterized protein LOC104707981 isoform X2, which translates to MRVLPLPLVLKMNALFLSEKRNATVQKYRGQAFLSIGSQEHGKAFRGVHLSTNQWSVITKNLAAIEEGIKQCESKLKSESTQNGDTSEALDKKNSFHGFPLIKTSRFDGKGYLSWATQMELFLKQFNLTYVLSEPCPGIGSSQGPETNPTEITRADVACKKWLRDDYLCHNHLMNSLSDHLYRHYSEKFKHAKELWDELKWVYQCEESNSKRSQVRKYIEFKMVEERPILEQVQVFNKIADSIVSAGMFLDETFHVSTIISKFPPSWRGFCTRLMEEEFLPVWMLMERVKAEEELRRNGAQGGVTYRPAAGSSQMERRPSLGTTHRGSQSIGWKRKEPERDGRVIIVCENCGRKGHLTKHCWGNKSDERASGKPNRVNFSVPAPVDSETQATTNSDILKG; encoded by the exons ATGAGAGTGTTGCCGCTTCCGTTGGTGTTGAAGATGAACGCTTTATTT TTATCGGAGAAGCGAAATGCGACGGTTCAAAAGTACAGAGGCCAAGCTTTTCTATCTATTGGTTCTCAGGAACATGGGAAGGCTTTTAGAG GAGTACATTTGTCTACTAACCAATGGTCTGTGATCACTAAGAATCTTGCAGCAATAGAAGAAGGTATTAAGCAGTGCGAATCAAAATTGAA ATCTGAATCAACACAGAACGGAGATACATCTGAGGCTTTGGATAAGAAGAACAGCTTTCACGGGTTTCCTCTTATCAAGACTTCACGGTTTGATGGGAAGGGTTATCTTTCCTGGGCAACACAGATGGAACTCTTTTTGAAGCAATTTAATCTGACTTATGTTCTCTCTGAACCCTGTCCCGGTATTGGTAGCTCTCAAGGCCCTGAAACCAACCCCACTGAAATAACTCGAGCTGATGTTGCGTGCAAAAAATGGCTGAGAGATGATTACCTTTGCCACAATCACTTGATGAACTCCTTGTCTGATCATCTATACCGTCACTACTCGGAGAAATTCAAGCATGCCAAAGAATTGTGGGACGAGTTAAAATGGGTCTACCAGTGTGAGGAATCCAATTCGAAGAGGTCACAAGTCAGAAAGTACATTGAATTCAAAATGGTGGAAGAGAGACCGATACTCGAGCAAGTCCAAGTCTTTAACAAGATTGCTGACTCCATAGTGAGTGCTGGTATGTTTCTTGATGAGACATTTCATGTGAGTACCATCATCTCCAAGTTTCCCCCATCGTGGAGAGGCTTCTGCACCAGGTTAATGGAAGAGGAGTTTTTACCGGTCTGGATGTTAATGGAACGAGTGAAGGCTGAGGAAGAGCTCCGCAGAAATGGAGCACAAGGAGGGGTTACATATAGACCAGCGGCAGGCTCCTCTCAGATGGAAAGGAGACCTAGTCTAGGAACAACACATAGAGGATCCCAGAGCATAGGTTGGAAGAGGAAAGAACCCGAGAGAGACGGGAGAGTCATCATCGTCTGTGAAAACTGTGGGAGGAAAGGACATCTCACAAAGCATTGCTGGGGTAATAAATCTGATGAGAGAGCTTCCGGGAAACCAAATCGGGTTAACTTTTCAGTCCCTGCACCGGTGGATTCAGAGACTCAAGCAACAACCAACAGTGATATTCTTAAAGGTTAA